Proteins from one Phaenicophaeus curvirostris isolate KB17595 chromosome 16, BPBGC_Pcur_1.0, whole genome shotgun sequence genomic window:
- the TFAP4 gene encoding transcription factor AP-4 yields the protein MEYFMVPAQKVPSLQHFRKSEKEVIGGLCSLANIPLTPETQRDQERRIRREIANSNERRRMQSINAGFQSLKTLIPHTDGEKLSKAAILQQTAEYIFSLEQEKTRLLQQNTQLKRFIQEFSGSSPKRRRAEDKDEGIGSPDIWEDEKAEDLRREMIELRQQLDKERSVRMMLEEQVRSLEAHMYPEKLKVIAQQVQLQQQQEQVRLLHQEKLEREQQIRTQLLPSHAPPAPTHHPTVIVPAPPPSHHVTVVTMGPSSVINTVSTSRQNLDTIVQAIQHIEGTQEKQLQEEEQRRAVIVTPARACPEPSASDTASDTEGNDSDSMDQSKEEPSADGELP from the exons CTTGGCCAACATCCCGTTGACTCCAGAGACCCAGCGGGACCAGGAGCGGCGGATACGCAGGGAAATCGCCAACAGCAACGAGAGACGGCGGATGCAGAGCATCAATGCTGGCTTCCAGTCTCTGAAAACCCTCATCCCACACACGGATGGGGAGAAGCTCAGCAAG GCAGCCATCCTTCAGCAGACGGCCGAGTACATCTTCTccctggagcaggagaagaCTCGGCTACTGCAGCAGAACACCCAGCTCAAGCGGTTCATCCAG GAGTTCAGTGGTTCCTCCCCAAAACGGCGACGAGCCGAGGACAAAGACGAGGGGATTGGCTCGCCGGATATCTGGGAGGACGAGAAGGCTGAGGATCTGCGGCGGGAGATGATCGAGCTCCGGCAGCAGCTAGACAAGGAGCGCTCGGTCCGCATGATGCTGGAGGAGCAG GTTCGCTCTTTGGAGGCCCACATGTACCCCGAGAAGCTGAAGGTAATCGCTCAGCAagtgcagctccagcagcagcaggagcaggtgaGGCTGCTGCACCAGGAGAAGCTAGAGCGTGAGCAGCAGATCCGAACCCAG ctcctgccatcACAtgctcccccagcacccacccacCACCCCACCGTGATCGTTCCAGCACCACCTCCCTCCCATCACGTCACTGTGGTCACGATGGGCCCATCCTCGGTCATCAACACGGTCTCCACATCCCGGCAAAACCTGGACACCATCGTTCAG GCGATCCAGCACATCGAGGGGAcgcaggagaagcagctgcaggaagaggagcagagacGTGCTGTCATCGTGACGCCGGCGCGTGCTTGCCCCGAGCCGTCCGCCTCCGACACCGCCTCTGACACAGAGGGCAACGACAGTGACTCCATGGACCAGAGCAAAGAAGAGCCCTCGGCAGATGGGGAGCTGCCCTGA